Below is a genomic region from Rhodohalobacter sp. 614A.
CGTCTGGGATTTTTCTCCCGAAAAGCGATGTTTCCTTTGAGCATCACTTCGTACAGATCGAGGATGGAATGGGCCATTCGTTTGATATCTACCTGTTTTGATACGGCCAGGTGATACGTATACAAAAGACTGCAAACACTGCTGACGCATGTTACAGGATCACGGTGAGTCTGAACAATCATAGCATCCGGCAGCGTCTGAACAATCGAATGCAGATGGCCGGTATGAACCGGTGCCTTCAGTGTAAACCGTTTTGCCGGATCTTTTGATTGAAAAACCTGGAGCAGCCAACTGTATTCCGTATATTTTTGGAGCGTATTTTCCTGGCGGGTGTACCAGTCGATGTAGCTGTACACCGGCAGAAGCGTTCTGAAAATCAGGCTGTTGAATGTCAGGCCGAACGCAAACATGCACTCCTCGGGCGTCTCGGGACGCGAATAGTGAATGGCATCAATTCCCGGTACCATCGGCAGGATAAAACGGTTCGATCGTTTCATCTTTTCTAACCGCGGATCAGGTCGATCTCTTTCTTCGTTGGGTTCCGGAAAAGGACGCATCAGCAGCCACTGGGGCAATGCACGATGGTTGGGATCCACAGAAAGTAAACGGTGAAGAAAGGTTGTACCGGACCGTGCCATTCCGACGATAATGATCGGTGGCCGCAGCGGTTGCTCAAAAATTTCGGGGGATGTTTTTCGCGTTTCTGTCAGATACAAACGCTGAACGAGATAATTGGTCACAATCTCATCCGTCATATACCGGCCGAGCGGGTGCAAATTGGCATCGTTTTCGGCTGATTCCAAAAGCTTCAGCAATCCTTCTCTGTAATACGGATCGCCAAAATCTGAAAGCCCGGTTCGCTTTTTGGCCATTTCGGCCAGGGTTTCCTCATCAAGCCGCAGGGAAGAAATTCCGGCCGCTTGCAATAGTTTTCCAACGCTATTTGCCGCCCGATAGGAAAAAGGCAATTGTATATTTCTCTTCTTCATTTTCCTGGTTCACTCTTGAATTAATAAACCAACATCGTTTATTACAGAATAAACTTTTTAAACTAAAATAGGTATCAGTGATTTTGAAAAATCAGCAAACGCCGGATAAAAAGAAGAGCCTCAGAACTTAGAGAAGTGTATTTACTTTGGCTTTATCAGGGTTGAGA
It encodes:
- a CDS encoding sulfotransferase family protein, translating into MKKRNIQLPFSYRAANSVGKLLQAAGISSLRLDEETLAEMAKKRTGLSDFGDPYYREGLLKLLESAENDANLHPLGRYMTDEIVTNYLVQRLYLTETRKTSPEIFEQPLRPPIIIVGMARSGTTFLHRLLSVDPNHRALPQWLLMRPFPEPNEERDRPDPRLEKMKRSNRFILPMVPGIDAIHYSRPETPEECMFAFGLTFNSLIFRTLLPVYSYIDWYTRQENTLQKYTEYSWLLQVFQSKDPAKRFTLKAPVHTGHLHSIVQTLPDAMIVQTHRDPVTCVSSVCSLLYTYHLAVSKQVDIKRMAHSILDLYEVMLKGNIAFREKNPRRVYDVFFKSFVKEPVKTTRDIYRHFGLAWDQCIEAKVNEYVQNNAKEKHGKHTYSAEDFGLSEGMIRERLQFYSDHFDLSH